The Winogradskyella schleiferi genome contains the following window.
TGAGACTGAGACTGAGACTGAGACTGAGGCTGAGGCTGAGACTGAGACTGACATTAATAAATCCAAATAAACGTTCACATTAAATTAACATCTAAAATCAGTACCTTTGCAGAATTGCTAAAAATAAAAGAAGGATTTAAACATTTATGAGCCAATTCAACGATTCCATTGAAGTAAAAGGAGCACGCGTTCACAACCTAAAAAATATAGATGTTACCATTCCGAGAGATAAACTAGTTGTTATAACCGGTCTTTCTGGTAGTGGAAAATCATCATTAGCTTTCGATACTATTTATGCCGAAGGACAACGTCGCTATATTGAAACCTTTTCGGCTTACGCACGTCAGTTTTTAGGGAGTTTAGAACGTCCTGATGTAGATAAAATCGACGGTCTGTCACCTGTAATAGCCATTGAGCAAAAAACCACGAGCAAATCGCCACGTTCTACAGTTGGTACCATTACTGAAATCTACGATTTTCTGCGTTTATTATATGCCAGAGCAGCGGATGCTTACAGTTATGAAACTGGCGAACAAATGGTAAGCTATAACGATGAGCAGATAAAAGACCTTATTTTAGAATCGTACAATGGCAAACGAATCAATATTTTATCTCCTGTGGTCCGTTCTCGTAAAGGACATTATCGCGAATTGTTTGAGCAAATTGCCAAGCAAGGCTTCGTCAAAGTGAGAACAGATGGCGAGATTGTGGATATTGAAAAGGGCATGAAACTAGACCGTTATAAAACCCACGATATCGAAATTGTAATCGATAGATTGAAGATTGACGACAAAGAAAACAATGAAAAACGCCTAATGGAATCCATCAATACAGCGATGTATCATGGAGAAGATGTTCTAATGGTTATTGACCAAGATACCAACGAACCTCGTTTTTTTAGCCGGAATTTAATGTGTCCTTCCTCTGGAATATCCTATCCAAATCCAGAACCGAATAATTTCTCATTCAACTCACCAAAAGGAGCTTGCCAAAATTGTAACGGTATTGGTGAATTATATGTGGTCAATGATCGCAAGTTGGTGCCAGACGAATCATTATCCATAAAAAATGGCGCATTAGCACCACACGGTCCTCAAAAGAAAAGCTGGATTTTTAAGCAATTCGAAACCATTGCGCAGCGATTTGAGTTTTCATTAAGTGACCCTTGGAAAGACATTCCCGAAGAAGCCAAACAAGTTATTCTTCATGGCGGAAAAGATAAGTTTACCGTTGAGAGTAAATTGTTAGGGGTTTCACGCGATTATAAAATAGATTTTGAAGGTGTCGCCAATTTTATCGAAAGTCAGTTCAACTCAGACTCAACCAAACTAAAACGATGGGCAAAAGAGTACATGGATAAGATAGAATGTTCCGTTTGCGAGGGTTCAAGATTACGAAAAGAATCGCTTTACTTTAAAGTGGATGGTAAAAGCATTGCAGAATTGGTAATGATGGACGTTGTTGAATTAGGAGCTTGGTTAGATGGACTAACAAATCGATTATCCAAAAAACAACAACAGATTTCAGCTGAAATCATAAAGGAAATAAGAAATAGAGTTCAGTTTTTACTCGATGTGGGACTCACTTACCTCAGCTTAAACCGGAGTTCTAAATCGCTTTCCGGAGGCGAAGCACAACGTATAAGATTGGCAACGCAAATTGGCTCACAATTGGTAGGCGTCCTGTATATTCTTGATGAACCAAGTATTGGTTTACACCAGCGTGATAATGAAAAACTAATCAATTCATTAGTGTCGTTACGGGATGTTGGTAACTCGGTAATCGTCGTTGAACACGATAAAGATATGATAGAACGTGCCGACCATGTGATAGATATCGGTCCTTTTGCTGGTAAACATGGAGGTGAAATCATCAGTGAAGGTACACCAAAAGAATTGCTGAAACAACATACGTTAACTGCGGCATACCTCAACGGTGAAAAGGAAATTGAAGTCCCAAAGACCAGACGAAAAGGCAATGGTAAAAAAATGGTCTTAAAAGGTTGCACAGGTAACAACCTGAAGAACGTAGATGTTGAGTTTCCTTTAGGGCAAATGATTGGTGTTACGGGAGTTTCAGGAAGTGGAAAATCGACCTTAATTAATGAAACCCTCTACCCTATTCTCAATGCACATTATTTTAATGGCGTTAAAAAACCAATGCCTTACAAAAGTATCAAAGGTCTAGAGCATTTAGACAAAGTGATTGACATTAACCAATCACCTATTGGACGCACACCGAGAAGTAATCCGGCAACCTATACCAAAACCTTCGATGAAATAAGAAGCTTGTTTTCTAAAATTCCCGAAGCGATGATTCGTGGTTATAAACCTGGGCGTTTCAGCTTCAACGTAAAAGGTGGACGTTGCGAAACTTGCCAAGGCGCTGGTTTACGTGTGATTGAAATGAACTTTCTACCAGATGTTTATGTGGAGTGTGAAACCTGCCAAGGCAAACGTTTTAATAGAGAAACTTTAGAAATACGATATAAGGGAAAATCGATAAGTGATGTTTTGAATATGACGATTGAAGAAGCTGTCGGTTTCTTCGAAAATATTCCAAAAATTCATAGAAAACTAAAAACCATTAAAAATGTTGGCTTGGGCTATATCACTTTAGGTCAACAAAGTACCACACTTTCTGGTGGTGAAGCACAACGTATAAAGTTAGCGACGGAACTCAGTAAACGCGACACAGGAAATACGTTTTATATTCTAGACGAACCTACCACAGGTTTGCACTTTGAAGATATTAGAGTCTTGATGAAAGTCCTCAATAAATTAGTAGATAAAGGGAATACCGTCTTAATTATTGAGCACAATCTAGATGTGATTAAAACCGTAGATTATATTATTGACATTGGTTATGAAGGCGGAAAAGGGGGTGGAAATGTCGTTGCGAAAGGCACTCCAGAGCAAATCGTAAAGGATAAAAAGAGTTATACTGCTCAATTTCTAAAGAAGGAGCTGGCTTAAAGCGTAAAAACGTATAATCGGAAAATACCTTGAGCCTCATACGTTACACTTTTTACTGAACACTGAGGCCTGAATACCGAAAACTAGCCTGTGTATGTCCCTAGTATAGGTTGACCACTTTAAACAAAGTGTAAACTTATGAAAGCAAACATTAAACTATTAAAAAAGAAACGAATTTATTCTGAAGAATTTAAACGACAAATCGTAAAAGATTTTGAATCTGGTCAATTTAGCGTGCCTCAATTGGAAAAATTACACAACATAAGCAATACATCAATTTACAGTTGGATCCATAAATTTTCTACCTTTAACGAAAAAGGTTCAAGAGTTGTAGAGATGAAAAACAGTAGTGCCCAAAAGATGAAAGAACAACAAGCCCGAATAAAAGAGCTTGAAGCCATAGTTGGGCGTAAACAGATAAAGATAGATTATTTGGAGAAGCTAATTGATATTGCAGAAGACGATTTAAGTATAGATATCAAAAAAAATTCCAACACTCCGCAATCAACTGGTTCAGAACACATAAAGAAACACTAAGTTTTAGTATGAACCAGCTTTATAAAACCATAGGCATCAGTAAACAAGCCGTTAACCAGTATGCAAAGCGGCAAGCGGTTTTCGATAGTCGAGTGTCTCAATTAATATTAGAGGCAGATGATCTTCGGGAGGATCATCCTGGTTGTGGAGTAGAAAAGATGTACAATATATTAGATCCGGATTTTATAGGTCGAGACCGTTTTATAGAAACCATGATGGGTCTTGGTTACAGAATTAAAAAGAAAAGGAATTATAAACGCACAACAATAGCAGGTAAAAAGTTTTATCCCAACCTAATAAAAGGTCTAAGGGTAAACGCACCAAACGTGGTATGGCAATCGGACATAACCTATCTGCCGCTCAACGGAAAACACTATTACGCTGTGTTTATAATAGATGTTTATACAAAAAAGATTGTTGGGTTTATCGTATCTGATAACATGAGAGCGCAAGCGAATGTAGAAGCACTTAAAATGGCAATCAAGGAAAATAATGCACCCGAGATCCATAACTCGGACAGGGGAAGCCAATACACTTACAGTAAATACATAGACTTACTGGTAAGCAATGGCACTAAGATAAGTATGTCTTTAAGTGGACTGGACAATGCATATGCAGAACGAATCAATAGAACTATAAAAGAAGAATATTTAGATTATTGGAAACCAGAAACCTTCTTTCAATTAAAAAAATGTGTAGCAAAAGCAGTTAAGAATTATAATGAAAAAAGAACACATAAAAGTTTACCAAAAATGAGCCCAGACAATTTTGAGAAATATTGGTCAACCTTAAAACCAAAAAATAGACCCATAATGACTATTTTTAACAATGAAGTAAATAACTAAAAAACGGTCAACTCTATTCAGGGAAGTACACTGAAAAAGCAAATTGTTGCGCATTTACTTATATTGTTAACCCAATTGATTAAATTCTATGGTGGTCTTCATAATGTTATTTAACTTGTAGTATCTAACAAAAAAACATCAAAACATTATGAAAAGTATTCTTTGGCTTGTTGCCGTAATCGCAATCGTTGTATGGTTATTAGGATTATTAGGAATTGTTCCTGGTCTTGGTTCTAGTAGTTTAATTCATATTTTACTTGTAATCGCTGTAATTATAATCCTATATAATATTATATCGGGTAGAAAACCTTTATAAACACTTTGAAATTTTAAACATTAAGCGTATCCATTCATTTGGGTACGCTTATTTTTTTGTCAATATTAGAACAAGATTCCCTCAATTTATCTTAACTTTGGTGGTCTTTATATTTAGACAAGGCCATATATTAATATGGCTTTTATATTGTTATACAAAATTTTATCAATTATATGCAAAGCGAAATTAAAAACAAAGGCTGGAATGAAATAAAAACAAACGACTCTTGGGCGATTTTTAAAATCATGGGAGAATTTGTAAACGGTTACGAAAAATTGAGTAAAATAGGACCTTGTGTTTCTATTTTTGGTTCAGCAAGAACCAAACCAGACCATAAATATTATAAATTAGCCGAAGAAGTTGCTACTAAAATTGTAGATCAAGGCTATGGCGTTATTACAGGTGGTGGACCAGGTATCATGGAAGCAGGTAACAAGGGCGCACATATTGCAGGTGGAACTTCCGTTGGTTTAAATATCGAATTGCCTTTTGAACAACATGACAATCCATACATAGACAGCGACAAAAGCTTAGATTTTGACTACTTCTTTGTTAGAAAGGTAATGTTTGTAAAATATTCTCAAGGTTTTGTGGTAATGCCAGGAGGTTTTGGAACCCTCGATGAATTGTTTGAAGCAATGACTTTAATACAAACTCATAAGATAGAATCATTTCCTATTATTTTAGTAGGAAAAGATTTTTGGGGAGGTTTGATGGACTGGGTAAAAACCACACTTATAGATGCTAAAAATATAAGCGCTAAAGATTTGGACTTAATTCATTTAGTAGACAGCGCAGATGAAGTCATAGAAATTCTAAACGATTTTTATAAAGAGTACGACCTTAGTCCTAACTTTTAGAATTCAATGCATACTTTCTGATTCTAGCGAAAAACTGAGAATAGTTTTCACAATTGAAACCATTTTTAAGTTGCATAGCCTGAGCTACAGAACGAAATTTGATGTAAAGTGAGTAAAAAAGATTATTTTGCAGCCAATTGAAAAAGTTAAAATAAATTTACCAAAACCATAATTTTTATTCAACGCTATGAAAAAGAAAATTCTAGGTTTTTTCACGATTATATGCCTTGCTTTTACCCATGTTTCTGCACAAGAAACAGTTAAAGTAATGTTTTATAATTTATTAAATTACCCTCTTGAAGAAGCCGTTCCAAATCGGATTGATGACCTATCTTACATTCTTAATGACTATCAGCCTGATTTATTCTTAGTCTGTGAGCTCAATAACATCACTGGAGCTATGGATGTTTTAAATACCGTTAAGTCTGCCGTTAATTCTAATTTTGAAATGGCCACTTATGTATCTAATACTTCAGATGATAATTTTGGGGATCAAAATGATTTACAAAATCTACTTTATTACGATAGCACAAAATTTACAATAGAAGAAGAAATTATTGTGCCTACGTATTTACGCGATTTTAATGTTTACCGTATACAATTAAACACTATAAATCAGGCCACAGATCCTATTGAAATTTATGTCATAATTTGTCATTTAAAGGCATCCAGCGGAACTTTTAATGCACAGAAGCGTTTTGAGATGGTTCAGGATTTAGAAACGTATTTAGATACTTTACCAACAGACACTAATGTCTTATTGGGAGGCGATTTAAATGTATATACCAATAGTGAAGGCGCCTTTCAAACGTTAATAAGCAGTGCTAATTCAATTACGTTCGTAGATCCTGCTAACCGAATTGGCAGTTGGCACAACAATCCTAATTATGTTGATGTTTTTACCCAATCTACACGTACTCAAAACGGATTGGGAGGCTCAACAGGTGGTTTTGATGACCGATTCGATTTTATACTTACTTCTGAAAACATGACGAGTACGGCAGATGTGACATATGTTCCTAATTCTTATCAAGTATATGGCAACAACGGTTTGATTTCTTGTTGGAATAAATCCATAAATTCTTCCGATTGTGAAACCACAGGCTCTCAATTTTCGTATGAATTAAGGAATGCATTACACAATTTTAGCGATCATCTTCCCGTTACTGTGTCATTGGAAACGGATGCCACTTTTTTAAGTAACGAAGCTGTTGAACTTTTATCTGGAATGCAGTTGGAAACTACA
Protein-coding sequences here:
- the uvrA gene encoding excinuclease ABC subunit UvrA, whose translation is MSQFNDSIEVKGARVHNLKNIDVTIPRDKLVVITGLSGSGKSSLAFDTIYAEGQRRYIETFSAYARQFLGSLERPDVDKIDGLSPVIAIEQKTTSKSPRSTVGTITEIYDFLRLLYARAADAYSYETGEQMVSYNDEQIKDLILESYNGKRINILSPVVRSRKGHYRELFEQIAKQGFVKVRTDGEIVDIEKGMKLDRYKTHDIEIVIDRLKIDDKENNEKRLMESINTAMYHGEDVLMVIDQDTNEPRFFSRNLMCPSSGISYPNPEPNNFSFNSPKGACQNCNGIGELYVVNDRKLVPDESLSIKNGALAPHGPQKKSWIFKQFETIAQRFEFSLSDPWKDIPEEAKQVILHGGKDKFTVESKLLGVSRDYKIDFEGVANFIESQFNSDSTKLKRWAKEYMDKIECSVCEGSRLRKESLYFKVDGKSIAELVMMDVVELGAWLDGLTNRLSKKQQQISAEIIKEIRNRVQFLLDVGLTYLSLNRSSKSLSGGEAQRIRLATQIGSQLVGVLYILDEPSIGLHQRDNEKLINSLVSLRDVGNSVIVVEHDKDMIERADHVIDIGPFAGKHGGEIISEGTPKELLKQHTLTAAYLNGEKEIEVPKTRRKGNGKKMVLKGCTGNNLKNVDVEFPLGQMIGVTGVSGSGKSTLINETLYPILNAHYFNGVKKPMPYKSIKGLEHLDKVIDINQSPIGRTPRSNPATYTKTFDEIRSLFSKIPEAMIRGYKPGRFSFNVKGGRCETCQGAGLRVIEMNFLPDVYVECETCQGKRFNRETLEIRYKGKSISDVLNMTIEEAVGFFENIPKIHRKLKTIKNVGLGYITLGQQSTTLSGGEAQRIKLATELSKRDTGNTFYILDEPTTGLHFEDIRVLMKVLNKLVDKGNTVLIIEHNLDVIKTVDYIIDIGYEGGKGGGNVVAKGTPEQIVKDKKSYTAQFLKKELA
- a CDS encoding transposase, coding for MKANIKLLKKKRIYSEEFKRQIVKDFESGQFSVPQLEKLHNISNTSIYSWIHKFSTFNEKGSRVVEMKNSSAQKMKEQQARIKELEAIVGRKQIKIDYLEKLIDIAEDDLSIDIKKNSNTPQSTGSEHIKKH
- a CDS encoding IS3 family transposase codes for the protein MNQLYKTIGISKQAVNQYAKRQAVFDSRVSQLILEADDLREDHPGCGVEKMYNILDPDFIGRDRFIETMMGLGYRIKKKRNYKRTTIAGKKFYPNLIKGLRVNAPNVVWQSDITYLPLNGKHYYAVFIIDVYTKKIVGFIVSDNMRAQANVEALKMAIKENNAPEIHNSDRGSQYTYSKYIDLLVSNGTKISMSLSGLDNAYAERINRTIKEEYLDYWKPETFFQLKKCVAKAVKNYNEKRTHKSLPKMSPDNFEKYWSTLKPKNRPIMTIFNNEVNN
- a CDS encoding lmo0937 family membrane protein; translated protein: MKSILWLVAVIAIVVWLLGLLGIVPGLGSSSLIHILLVIAVIIILYNIISGRKPL
- a CDS encoding LOG family protein; amino-acid sequence: MQSEIKNKGWNEIKTNDSWAIFKIMGEFVNGYEKLSKIGPCVSIFGSARTKPDHKYYKLAEEVATKIVDQGYGVITGGGPGIMEAGNKGAHIAGGTSVGLNIELPFEQHDNPYIDSDKSLDFDYFFVRKVMFVKYSQGFVVMPGGFGTLDELFEAMTLIQTHKIESFPIILVGKDFWGGLMDWVKTTLIDAKNISAKDLDLIHLVDSADEVIEILNDFYKEYDLSPNF
- a CDS encoding T9SS type A sorting domain-containing protein, whose product is MKKKILGFFTIICLAFTHVSAQETVKVMFYNLLNYPLEEAVPNRIDDLSYILNDYQPDLFLVCELNNITGAMDVLNTVKSAVNSNFEMATYVSNTSDDNFGDQNDLQNLLYYDSTKFTIEEEIIVPTYLRDFNVYRIQLNTINQATDPIEIYVIICHLKASSGTFNAQKRFEMVQDLETYLDTLPTDTNVLLGGDLNVYTNSEGAFQTLISSANSITFVDPANRIGSWHNNPNYVDVFTQSTRTQNGLGGSTGGFDDRFDFILTSENMTSTADVTYVPNSYQVYGNNGLISCWNKSINSSDCETTGSQFSYELRNALHNFSDHLPVTVSLETDATFLSNEAVELLSGMQLETTIINQNLTLNIDHFDLYNERLNIYNNLGQNVKTFLMNSDSKQHFNVSDLQNGLYYLKVSNIPSNPIKFIIAN